From Mercenaria mercenaria strain notata chromosome 17, MADL_Memer_1, whole genome shotgun sequence, the proteins below share one genomic window:
- the LOC123537245 gene encoding synaptic vesicle 2-related protein-like, with protein sequence MTLTSDVNKPAWKRSDHAYATLKIIYVNFHLNLLLTMDIREEELPLTPVRKEILLDDVLSTLKFGKFHFKMLILTCGAYFSACAEMMLIVFLSKPIKSEWNLDDMIFPLLPFCCGIISLISSFTFGSVSDKFGRQRPLLAALISVAVFGISSAFAPYFWTFVILRAFVSFGTSGIETVDFVLLLEFLPKKNRGCTMVVITLCGAFGALCSAGLAWVILPRFGWRWFVGACAVPSCIVLAYRLWFKFESPRYLYISGQRHRGLEVLKEIAKQNNTNLPEGDIVCPPSPERGRVQDLFSKKLRGRTVFSMLVWFFQSMGFWGVTMYLPEYLGSIDIDPYFNMFAVYIGEIPGLCLTMVFIEHRKLGRVRCLRLFSFSTAIGLLLFAFINVPIAKTVFVVLVYFFMVPIYSILNTYTPELYPTDSRSIAIASMYMVIAFPGIITAFIGASVLSTNITWLYPTVAAGFFSLQFLFTFGLTSETAGRSLNDTKQTTQADMISQAAVTTPVVQNGSIGNGDVGNNCDVTDASPML encoded by the exons atgaccttgacctcggaCGTAAACAAACCGGCATGGAAAAGGTCAGACCATGCATATGCAACacttaaaataatttatgtaaattttcacTTAAATCTACTATTAACAATGGATATTCGTGAAGAAGAATTGCCACTGACACCAGTACGAAAGGAAATACTTTTGGACGATGTATTATCAACActtaaatttggaaaatttcattttaaaatgttgattCTCACATGTGGGGCTTATTTCTCAGCATGTGCAGAAATGATGTTGATAGTTTTTCTAAGCAAACCGATAAAATCAGAATGGAATTTAGATGATATGATATTTCCATTGTTACCATTTTGTTGTGGAATCATCAGTTTGATTAGCAGTTTCACGTTTGGTTCAGTCAGCGACAAATTTGGAAGACAGAGGCCATTGCTAGCTGCCTTGATTTCAGTTGCAGTCTTTGGCATTTCGTCGGCATTTGCTCCATATTTTTGGACGTTTGTGATACTAAGAGCATTCGTTTCTTTTGGAACCTCAGGAATAGAAACTGTAGACTTTGTCCTTCTTTTGG AATTTTTACCAAAGAAGAATCGGGGATGTACTATGGTTGTCATCACTCTGTGTGGTGCTTTTGGCGCACTGTGCTCCGCAGGTCTTGCTTGGGTCATCTTACCTAGGTTCGGATGGCGATGGTTTGTTGGCGCATGTGCAGTTCCCTCTTGTATTGTTCTGGCATACAGACTATGGTTCAAGTTTGAGTCTCCACGATACCTGTACATCAGTGGGCAGAGACACCGAGGACTGGAAGTATTGAAAGAAATAGCCAAACAAAATAATACCAATTTACCGGAAg GGGATATTGTGTGTCCACCGAGTCCCGAGCGCGGAAGAGTACAGGATCTGTTTTCTAAGAAACTACGTGGAAGGACCGTATTTTCAATGTTGGTTTGGTTTTTTCAATCAATGGGTTTTTGGGGCGTTACAATGTATCTGCCAGAATACCTAGGGTCCATAGATATAGACCCATATTTCAACATGTTTGCCGTTTACATTGGAGAAATACCAGGTCTATGTTTAACTATGGTATTTATAGAACATAGGAAACTCGGCAGGGTACGGTGCTTGAGGTTATTCTCGTTTTCTACAGCCATAGGACttcttttatttgcatttattaatgTACCTATAGCTAAAACAGTATTTGTTGTATTGGTATATTTCTTTATGGTACCAATTTATTCAATACTCAACACATATACACCCGAGCTATATCCTACCGACAGCAGAAGTATTGCCATAGCCTCCATGTACATGGTGATAGCATTTCCTGGTATTATCACAGCGTTCATTGGAGCGTCTGTCCTGTCCACAAATATCACGTGGTTGTATCCGACAGTTGCCGCCGGATTTTTCTCGTTACAATTTCTCTTCACCTTTGGCCTCACCTCTGAAACTGCGGGACGGTCGCTGAACGACACGAAGCAGACTACCCAAGCGGACATGATCTCACAAGCAGCAGTGACTACGCCAGTTGTCCAAAACGGCAGTATCGGAAATGGAGATGTAGGGAATAATTGCGATGTAACAGACGCTTCTCCAATGTTATGA